GAACGCCACCGACGCGGCGATGGTCATCGACGCGATGGACCTGTTGTACTCCGGTCGGCTGGACGGGTTCTGCATCGTGTCCAGCGACAGCGACTTCACCCGGCTGGCGGCTCGGATCCGGGAGTCCGGGCTGATCGTCTACGGTTTCGGGGAGCGGAAGACGCCGAAACCGTTCGTGGCGGCCTGCGACAAGTTCATCTATACCGAGAACCTGACCGCGCCGCACAGCGCCGCGGAACCGGCCGATTCACCGGCCACGCCGCGGCCCGCCGTGGGGACGGCGCCGCTGCGGTCGGACAGTGCGCTGGTCAACAAGCTGCGAAATGCCGTCGAGGCGGCCTCGGACGATGACGGCTGGGCGGCTCTCGCGGCCGTCGGGCACATCCTGACCAAGCAGAGTCCCGATTTCGACGCGCGGAACTGGGGTTATACGAAACTGAGCGACCTGCTCACGGCTACCGGGCTGTTCGAGTCGGAGCGCCGGCCGACGGAGAAGAGCAAGACGTCGGTCATCTATGTGCGCGATCGGCGGCGGCGGAAAACTGCCGAGCCGGCCTGACCGCTACCGCGGCGATGCCAGGCCGGGGCGGGTCGGCGGCGGGATGGTCCGATGAGGATCGGCGGCGGCACGCGACGACCAGCCCGTGGCGGCCCAGAACCGAGGCCGGTGACGGATCGAGACCGAGGCCCGTGACGGATCAAGTCCGAGGTGGCAGATCGGGGCCGGGGATCGACAGCTTCAGCTCAGGGCCGGCTGTTCGAGGTCGAGCTGGAGGTGGCCGGGCAGGCGGTAGCCGTGGGCGTCCAGGTGGCAGGTCGCGCGGACCCGGGTGGTCTGGCCGGTCGGCAGGGTGACCAGCGAGCCCGGTGGGACGTCGGTGTCCGGTGGGCAGAAGACGACGGTCCGGGCGGGGTTGACCACGCAGGG
This window of the Actinoplanes oblitus genome carries:
- a CDS encoding NYN domain-containing protein gives rise to the protein MIDADNAQPAIVEGLLAEVAKYGTAHVKRAYGDWTGMNLRGWKEHLLAYSIQPIQQFAYTTGKNATDAAMVIDAMDLLYSGRLDGFCIVSSDSDFTRLAARIRESGLIVYGFGERKTPKPFVAACDKFIYTENLTAPHSAAEPADSPATPRPAVGTAPLRSDSALVNKLRNAVEAASDDDGWAALAAVGHILTKQSPDFDARNWGYTKLSDLLTATGLFESERRPTEKSKTSVIYVRDRRRRKTAEPA